Below is a window of Desmonostoc muscorum LEGE 12446 DNA.
GCTATCGGCAAGCTTTAGAACTACAATTGTTAGATTTGATCGAGATGGGAGTTCCCTTGGGTCAAGCACTCCAGCGCCGAGTCAAGCAAATTCAAGCCCTGAAACAAGAGTATGGCATTACAGCAGAGGAAGAAGCACAAATTTTATCCCAAATGATTGATGAAAATAGTGCTATTCTCCGCAAAGCAGAGATACTACTTACACAGTTAAAGGAGCTAATTGTCCGCTACAAAGCTTTAAGTAATTTTCCAAGTCATCAAGCACCCGTGTTTGTCTTGCTGCGATTAGTCGCTATTGAAAATAAACAACTAATTATCACCAAGCAATTATTGAGTATTCTCGAAGTTTTGGAAGATGCGCCGGAAGCTGTGAAAATAGCTAGTGCTATTGGCATACTTGCAGAAAATGTATTGCCAAATATTCTGAATGAAGCTAATAATACTTGGCGGTGGCAAGAAAGAATTGCTGAGGAAGCGATCGCACTTCTACAATCCGATGATTTAGAATTAGTAGCAACCTTTGATACTCGAGCACAGATAGTTGATGACGAAGCACCGACGCAAATATTTGTTGCTGGACAACCAATACCAAAGGTGATGCCAGCCAATCATCAACCCTTTGTGATTGATGTTCTTAAAGAACTTTTGCAAGAACTAGAGCCACTCATCCAAGCAGCTGCACTTTACGCCCTAGAGCAACTCGACCCACAGCAAGGCCGCGAACAAGCACGCCAGTTACTCAACTCCACAAAACCCGGAGATTGGCTAGTACAGGAGACAGCAGAAAATATTTTGGGTCTGGATGAAGGACAGGCTGCTGCTTTGTTGCAAACTCTCATGACTGAAGTGAAGGTGGAGGGAAAAATACAACAGCTTGTCTTTCAGCAATCAGCCGTGCAAGTGGGACGTAGTTTAGCAAATGATATCATCTTGCCCAATGCCAGAGTATCTCAGCACCACGCGATATTTCATCTTGACCAGCAAGAAGTGAGATTAACAGCGCTCAAAAGTGCCTATGGCTTACGTATTAATGATAAACGCATACAAAATGATACAGTGCGTCTCCAGTCAGGAGATGTGATTCGGTTTAGCCCAGCAGAGGAACCAGCCATAACTGTGAGTTGGAAAAAGCAATCGCCAGTAGACTCAGCAGTAGCAAAAGAAACTTTCAGCACTCTGGATAAGCTGTTATTGATGTTTGAAACCAGTCTTTTGCGAACGGTGAAGCCGGAAGCGATGATTGAACTGGCTCGCAAGGCTGAGATTCGAGTTTACCGTCAAAGAGAAATTATCTGTAAGGCTGGAGAACCATCTGATGAACTGCTGTTGTTGATCGATGGTGAAGTTGATGTAACGGTTCTGCAAGGAGATATTGAGGTTGTCGTCAACACAATTCGGTCAGGCGAAACTATTGGTGAAATGGGAGTTTTGACTAGGCAAGCGCGATCGGCAAATGTAGTTGCTAAGGCTGAAATCAATCGAGTTTTGGTCATAGAGGCGAAGGATTTTGAGACACTGTTACGCAATGATTCGGAAGTGTCGAGGAGTTTGTTGCTGAACATGATTGGTCGTTTGCAAAGGTTAACTGCACAAGTTAAAGAAAGTCAGAAGTGAAAAGGGGATTGGCTTAATATGCTCAAAATAAAACTGTTAAACTCAAAAATACCCACAGAGAGACAAGAGTTAGACATATCGCCAGAAGTTATGATTAATGGCGAATGTTTTATAGGTCGCTCCCGCAATTGTGGTGTAGTCCTGCCCAGTGTTGAAGTTAGCCGAGTTCACAGTAGTATCCGCTATGAAGAGGGCGAATATTACTTCTCTGATCTGGCTAGTCTAACTGGTTCCCGCATTAATGACCAAGCGGCGGGTCTAAACCAAAGATATCTCCTGAAAAAGGATGACATTATTCGGATTGGCGAATTTATCCTCACTGTTGAAGCAACTGGATCGGCAACAGATAATGCAGAGGTCGCACCAGTTCGGGAAGTCCAAAGCCAAACACCAACTCTTCCACAGGCGACATACACCATCCCTGTTCCCCAAGTGAGTCAGCAACCAAGTCAGCCGACTCGTTCGCCTAGTGAGTATATGCCGATCGCACTTGTGCCGCCAGAACAAATCAGTCGGTGGACAAAAGGTGATTTAATGGTTCGTTGTGTGGCAATAATTGACGAAACTGATGATGTGAAGACCTTTCGCTTTGCTGCTGACCCACCAATATTATTTACCTACCAACCTGGTCAGTTTATGACGCTGAACCTGGAAATCAACGATAAACCAGTCAAACGCTCTTACTCAATCTCTTCAACTCCTTCACGACCCCACACTTTAGAAATTACAGTCAAGCGTGTTCCTGCACCACCAAATGTTTTGGATGTACCGCCTGGTTTGGTTTCCAATTGGTTGCACGACAATCTCAGAGTCGGTAGTGAAATCAAAGTCAGCGGCCCTTTGGGAAAATTTACTTGTTTTGCCAACCCCAGTCAAAAACTATTATTTATTTCTGCTGGAAGTGGTATTACACCGATGATGTCTATGTCACGATGGATGATGGACACCGCTGCTGATTGCGATATTGTCTTTTTTCATTGCGCCCGCAGTCCTCGTGATATTATTTATCGCCAGGAACTAGAGTTAATATCTAGTCGCCAGCCTAAGTTTCGTTTAGCGATCGCCATTACCAGACCCGAAGCAGGTCAAGCATGGTATGGCTTCATGGGCAGACTCAACGAACAAATGCTGTATGCGATCGCTCCTGATTTTTGGCAACGCACAGTATATGTCTGCGGGCCGAGTCCTTTTATGCAAGGGGTAAAAACTATGCTAGAGCAAATCGGATTCCCCATGCAAAACTACTATGAAGAAAGTTTTGGCGGGGCGAAAAAGTCAAAACTCCAGCCATCGGTTCCGCCTCAAGTAGTGACTGAGCAAGTTACCAAAGTGACAACAATAGTACCAAAACCAGTAATTTCCACCCCAGTTACTCCTCCAGTTAAAACAACAGGCTCTTTTACTCTAGTGTTTTCCAAGTCTGGCAAAGAAATTACCTGCACTGGAGAAGATCCGATTCTAGAGTTAGCTGAACAAGAAGGAGTGGCGATCGATAGTAGTTGTCGCAGTGGAGTCTGCGGTAGTTGTAAAACGCGGAAGCTTCAAGGAGAGGTGAAGTATTTAGGAGAACCTGATGCTCTCGATGAAAGCGAACAGGAGGAAGGCTATATTCTCGCTTGTATTGCTCACCCTAGAGACCGAGTTGCGATCGATGCTTAGAGGTTGTTTGAAAAGTGGTTGACTGTGCTTTTAATTGCGTTTTTACCCCCCTTAGTCCCCCCTTATAGAACCCATTTGACATCTAAGAAGGTGCTGCAAGCCTCTTAATCATTAGCCTGATGAAGCAGATATTGAGTTTGGCAGTGGCACTAACCAGGGTTCGTTCAAAGTTCTTAACCAGAATTTTACAGCGCTCCATCCAAGCATTGGAGCGTTCGATCACCCATCTAGCTATTGCCGGAACAAATCCAGATTTTCCTTGTGCCGCTTTCTCTTGTTTTGAGGGTTTCGTAGAAAGTTGAAACTGAATTTTGGTCATGATCTCTGGGTAAATTCGCTCTAACTCCTGAGTCAAATATTCTGGGTGATACCCATGATCTAGCAGGATAGTAATCTTGGGAATATCGATAGGTTTTGACTTGAAGTAGTCGATGTTGAGAGTAAACATCTCAATTAATCCGGCATCATCCGAGACATTGGCGCGAGTACAGAGCGTAAAAAAGGGAAACCCAAGGGTGTCAATAGCCAAATGCCTTTTAATACCGTTGGTGGCTTTGTAGAAGCAAAAACCTTTCGACTCCACACTGGCGTTGCAGGTATTTTTCACTGCTTGGGAGTCAATGATGATCAATGTCGTCCAGTGCGGTTTTTTTTTTACCTGTTCACGCACTTGTCCATGTAAGACACTCATCAGTTCCTCAAATACCCCGGCTGCTCGCCACTGTTTGTAGTGCCAATATACAGTGGAATAAGGGGGGAGGTCTTTAGGTAAGTCTTGCCAATTGCATCCATTTTTTAGTTGATAGAGAATTCCATTGAAGATATCTCGCTTTGGCCAGTTGGTCGGTCGAGTCTGCTTCTTAGTCGGTAATATCTCTTGCAATAAGGGTTCAAAAATTTCCCATTCTGCATCAGTGAGGTTGCTGGAATACGCCATTAGTATTGGATTTTAGATGCTGAGGAGTACCTTAATTCAAAACCTCACAAGATGTCAAATGGGTTCTATAAAGGGGGGAAACAAGAAAATCCGGTTCCCTCCCCT
It encodes the following:
- a CDS encoding FAD-binding oxidoreductase, coding for MLKIKLLNSKIPTERQELDISPEVMINGECFIGRSRNCGVVLPSVEVSRVHSSIRYEEGEYYFSDLASLTGSRINDQAAGLNQRYLLKKDDIIRIGEFILTVEATGSATDNAEVAPVREVQSQTPTLPQATYTIPVPQVSQQPSQPTRSPSEYMPIALVPPEQISRWTKGDLMVRCVAIIDETDDVKTFRFAADPPILFTYQPGQFMTLNLEINDKPVKRSYSISSTPSRPHTLEITVKRVPAPPNVLDVPPGLVSNWLHDNLRVGSEIKVSGPLGKFTCFANPSQKLLFISAGSGITPMMSMSRWMMDTAADCDIVFFHCARSPRDIIYRQELELISSRQPKFRLAIAITRPEAGQAWYGFMGRLNEQMLYAIAPDFWQRTVYVCGPSPFMQGVKTMLEQIGFPMQNYYEESFGGAKKSKLQPSVPPQVVTEQVTKVTTIVPKPVISTPVTPPVKTTGSFTLVFSKSGKEITCTGEDPILELAEQEGVAIDSSCRSGVCGSCKTRKLQGEVKYLGEPDALDESEQEEGYILACIAHPRDRVAIDA
- a CDS encoding IS5 family transposase, with the translated sequence MAYSSNLTDAEWEIFEPLLQEILPTKKQTRPTNWPKRDIFNGILYQLKNGCNWQDLPKDLPPYSTVYWHYKQWRAAGVFEELMSVLHGQVREQVKKKPHWTTLIIIDSQAVKNTCNASVESKGFCFYKATNGIKRHLAIDTLGFPFFTLCTRANVSDDAGLIEMFTLNIDYFKSKPIDIPKITILLDHGYHPEYLTQELERIYPEIMTKIQFQLSTKPSKQEKAAQGKSGFVPAIARWVIERSNAWMERCKILVKNFERTLVSATAKLNICFIRLMIKRLAAPS